The sequence GGTCATCCTGAAAACTTTGAAACACCTGGAGTTGAAGTCACTACTGGTTTGTTCCCTTGGCACAAGTTTTTATTAGAGGGACATAGTCTGTGTCATGCAAATTAATCCTTGCTTTCTTCCGATCATTGGTTGCTGGAGTACTTAACATCTCCATTGTTTGTGATTAACTGATGCAGGCCCACTTGGTCAGGGTGTTGCAAATGCTGTTGGATTGGCACTTGCCGAGAGACACTTGGCCGCCCGTTTCAATAAGCCTGACAACGAGATTGTCGACCATTACACGTAACTGCTCTTTGTGCATATCTTGTtctttcttgattttgatgatatagaTATGTTATACTTGGAGATGGTTGCCAAATGGAGGGCAATGCAAATGAAGCTTATGTTCGCATTGCTAAGTTCTGTGTAAGAACTAacttgattttgatgatatagaTATGTTATCCTTGGAGATGGTTGCCAAATGGAGGGCATTGCAAATGAAGCTTGCTCTCTTGCTGGGCACTGGGGTCTGGGAAAACTTATTGCATTTTACGATGACAACCACATCTCTATTGATGGAGACACGGAGATTGCATTTACTGAAGATGTTAGCGCTCGCTTTGAGGCTCTTGGATGGCATACTATCTGGGTGAAGAACGGTAACACTGGCTACACTGATATTCGTGCTGCCATTAAGGATGCAAAGGCGATTAAAGACAAGCCGACACTTATCAAGGTTTGGTTTCCTGAATTGCTTTTGATTATAAATGATATGATTGACTGATTATTTTAGCTTCTGATTGCATCAGTCTTGATAAAGAACTGAGTTCTTGCAGGTCACGACTACCATCGGATATGGATCACCAAACAAGGCAAACTCGTACAGTGTACATGGAAGTGCATTGGGTGCCAAGGAAGTTGATGCAACCAGGCAGAATCTTGGATGGCCATATGAGCCTTTCCATGTGCCTGAGGATGTCAAGAGGTCAGACACTACGTGATTCATATTCTAATTATCAAATAAAACTATGCAGACTGTGCGTCTAAACGAATTCCCTTGCTTTGTTCTTTCAGTCATTGGAGCCGCCATGTTCCTGAAGGTGCTGCTCTTGAAGCTGAGTGGAATGCCAAGTTTGCAGTATATGAGAATAAGTATAAGGAGGATGCTGCAGAGCTGAAAGCTATCATATCAGGAGAATTTCCTGCTGGATGGGAGAAAGCTCTTCCGGTGACTCTCTTTTGATATTTCACCTCCCATGCTCCTTTCTATATCCACAAAGCATGCTTGTACTGGTAATTGGGTTGTGATAGACGTTAATTTCTTTGCTCCTTTCCAGATATATACTGTGGAAAGTCCTGCAGATGCTACGAGAAATTTATCACAACAGAACTTGAATGCACTTGTGAAAGTGCTACCAGGACTTATTGGTGGTAGTGCTGACCTTGCATCCTCCAACATGACACTGCTGAAGATGTTTGGTGACTTCCAAAAGGGCACACCCAAGGAGCAAAATGTCCGTTTTGGTGTTAGGGAACATGGGATGGGCGCCATCTGCAATGGCATTGCTCTCCACAGCCCTGGCCTTCTCCCTTACTGTGCTACTTTCTTTGTCTTTACTGACTACATGAGAGCGGCCATGAGGATCTCGGCATTGTGTGAGGCAGGAGTCATCTATGTCATGACACATGATTCTATTGGTCTTGGAGAAGATGGCCCTACCCATCAGCCAATTGAACATCTGATAAGCTTCCGAGCCATGCCCAACATTCTTATGCTCAGGCCTGCTGATGGCAATGAGACTGCTGGGGCATACAAGGTTGCAGTGCTCAACAGGAAGAGGCCGTCAGTCCTTGCCCTCTCCCGTCAGAAGCTTCCTCAGCTTGCAGGAACATCAATTGAAGGAGTTGAGAAGGGAGGATATATCATATCAGATAATTCCTCTGGCAACAAACCAGATCTGATTTTGATAGGCACTGGTTCAGAACTGGAGATTGCAGCAAAGGCTGCAGATGAGCTGAGGAAAGAGGGGAAAGCGGTACGTGTGGTATCCCTTGTTTGTTGGGAGTTGTTTGATGAGCAATCGGATGAATTCAAGGAAAGCGTCTTCCCTGCTGCTGTCAC comes from Musa acuminata AAA Group cultivar baxijiao chromosome BXJ3-3, Cavendish_Baxijiao_AAA, whole genome shotgun sequence and encodes:
- the LOC103973628 gene encoding transketolase, chloroplastic, producing the protein MATSSSVSAAKGLVGVAVSSHGASSASYADCLALPSGLALSSLAGLSLSSAPSSRFLRQRRWSHQLRRRAAPARAAAVETVEAATAEALVEKSVNTIRFLAIDAVEKANSGHPGLPMGCAPMGHILYDDVMRYNPKNPYWFNRDRFVLSAGHGCMLQYALLHLAGYDSVKIEDIQQFRQWGSRTPGHPENFETPGVEVTTGPLGQGVANAVGLALAERHLAARFNKPDNEIVDHYTYVILGDGCQMEGIANEACSLAGHWGLGKLIAFYDDNHISIDGDTEIAFTEDVSARFEALGWHTIWVKNGNTGYTDIRAAIKDAKAIKDKPTLIKVTTTIGYGSPNKANSYSVHGSALGAKEVDATRQNLGWPYEPFHVPEDVKSHWSRHVPEGAALEAEWNAKFAVYENKYKEDAAELKAIISGEFPAGWEKALPIYTVESPADATRNLSQQNLNALVKVLPGLIGGSADLASSNMTLLKMFGDFQKGTPKEQNVRFGVREHGMGAICNGIALHSPGLLPYCATFFVFTDYMRAAMRISALCEAGVIYVMTHDSIGLGEDGPTHQPIEHLISFRAMPNILMLRPADGNETAGAYKVAVLNRKRPSVLALSRQKLPQLAGTSIEGVEKGGYIISDNSSGNKPDLILIGTGSELEIAAKAADELRKEGKAVRVVSLVCWELFDEQSDEFKESVFPAAVTARVSIEAGATLGWGKYIGSKGKAIGIDRFGASAPAGRIYKEFGITAESIIAAAKSL